The following proteins are encoded in a genomic region of Cercospora beticola chromosome 8, complete sequence:
- the RAD15 gene encoding DNA-dependent ATPase of the nucleotide excision repair factor 4 complex (antiSMASH:Cluster_2~BUSCO:EOG09260ZWU) yields the protein MKFFIGDLPVLFPYPRIYPEQYKYMCDLKHTLDAGGHCVLEMPSGTGKTVSLLSLIVAYQQHYPEHRKLIYCSRTMSEIEKALAELKALMKYRTDQLGHEEDFRGLGLTSRKNLCLHPSVKREKSGSVVDARCRSLTAGFVKEKKERGEDVDLCIYHDNLDLLEPHNLIPPGVWTLDGMLRYGEQQKQCPYFTARRMMPFCNVIIYSYHYLLDPKIAERVSRELSKDCIVVFDEAHNIDNVCIESLSIDLTEDSIRKAARGAENLDRKIKEMKDTDAEKLQNEYAKLVEGLREADTARDEGAFMSNPALPDDLLKEAVPGNIRRAEHFTAFLKRFIEYLKTRMRALHVISETPPSFLQHLKELTFIEKKPLRFCAERLTSLVRTLELTNIEDYQPLQEVATFATLAATYDTGFLLILEPFESDTATVANPVLHFTCLDAAIAIKPVFERFSSVIITSGTISPLEMYPKMLGFTAVVQESYPMTLARRSFLPMIVTRGSDQNQISSGFQTRSDPANIRNYGNLLIEFSKLTPDGLVVFFPSYLYMENVISAWQTMGILDQVWKSKLILVETPDSQETSLALETYRTACSNGRGAVLLCVARGKVSEGIDFDHHYGRTVLCIGVPFQYTESRILKARLEFLRETYRIRENDFLSFDAMRHCAQCLGRVLRGKDDYGIMVMADKRFGKKRTQLPKWIANELMESDANMSVDQAVAAARKFLKQMSKPFPGKMQDGISTWSYEDLQAHQAKMEADTMRDDYQNGEYNGDHRVHGDTVMAEAEGQVRELDDDFDMNDADESAMLQAAADINPNGSVPG from the coding sequence ATGAAGTTCTTCATCGGGGACCTACCGGTCCTTTTTCCGTACCCGAGGATCTATCCGGAGCAGTACAAATATATGTGTGATCTCAAGCACACGCTGGACGCTGGAGGACATTGCGTCTTGGAGATGCCTTCGGGCACTGGGAAAACCGTCTCGCTGCTGTCTCTCATCGTGGCGTATCAGCAGCACTATCCCGAGCACAGGAAATTAATTTACTGCTCTCGTACCATGTCCGAGATCGAGAAAGCGCTCGCGGAACTGAAGGCTTTGATGAAATACCGGACAGATCAGCTAGGCCACGAAGAGGACTTCCGAGGCCTCGGGTTGACAAGTCGAAAGAACCTGTGTCTTCATCCATCTGTCAAGCGTGAGAAGAGTGGTTCCGTAGTCGATGCCCGTTGTCGAAGTCTGACTGCTGGATtcgtgaaggagaagaaggaacgTGGCGAAGATGTCGATCTCTGCATCTATCATGACAATCTCGACCTTCTCGAGCCCCACAACCTCATTCCGCCCGGCGTCTGGACACTGGACGGTATGCTGCGCTACggagagcagcaaaagcaatGCCCATACTTCACCGCGCGTCGCATGATGCCGTTCTGCAATGTCATCATCTACTCATACCATTATTTGCTCGACCCGAAAATCGCAGAGCGAGTATCCAGAGAACTTTCAAAAGACTGCATCGTAGTGTTCGATGAGGCCCACAATATCGACAACGTTTGCATTGAGTCTCTGAGCATTGACCTGACTGAAGATTCAATACGAAAGGCAGCGCGGGGTGCTGAGAATCTGGACCGCAAGATCAAAGAGATGAAAGACACAGATGCCGAGAAGCTGCAGAATGAGTATGCAAAATTGGTGGAAGGCCTCCGAGAAGCAGACACTGCTCGCGATGAAGGCGCATTCATGTCAAATCCTGCTTTGCCAGACGACTTGCTGAAGGAAGCAGTACCTGGCAATATTCGCAGAGCGGAGCACTTCACTGCGTTTTTGAAGCGCTTCATTGAGTACCTGAAAACGCGAATGAGGGCATTGCACGTAATTTCGGAAACGCCGCCCTCTTTCTTGCAACATCTGAAGGAACTCACAttcatcgagaagaagcctcTGCGCTTCTGTGCGGAACGTCTCACTTCACTTGTGCGTACTTTGGAACTTACCAATATCGAGGACTACCAGCCTCTTCAAGAGGTTGCAACTTTTGCAACTCTCGCGGCTACATACGACACAGGTTTCCTGCTAATATTGGAGCCTTTCGAATCCGATACCGCGACAGTCGCCAATCCAGTACTCCACTTTACGTGTCTTGATGCTGCAATCGCCATCAAGCCGGTCTTTGAACGTTTCAGCTCAGTCATCATTACTTCTGGAACGATATCTCCTCTCGAAATGTACCCAAAAATGCTCGGATTCACGGCAGTTGTGCAAGAGTCCTATCCGATGACACTGGCTCGAAGATCATTCCTGCCAATGATCGTGACCAGAGGCTCTGATCAGAACCAGATATCATCTGGCTTTCAGACACGAAGCGATCCCGCAAATATTCGAAATTACGGCAATCTGCTGATCGAGTTTTCCAAACTCACCCCAGATGGTCTCGTTGTCTTCTTCCCATCATACTTGTATATGGAGAATGTCATATCCGCGTGGCAGACCATGGGCATCCTGGATCAGGTCTGGAAGAGCAAGCTCATTCTGGTCGAGACACCTGACAGCCAGGAGACATCTTTGGCACTCGAGACTTACCGAACTGCCTGCAGTAATGGTAGAGGTGCAGTGTTACTTTGTGTCGCGCGAGGAAAGGTATCCGAGGGTATCGATTTCGACCACCACTACGGCCGGACTGTGCTTTGCATCGGTGTTCCGTTCCAGTACACTGAGTCGCGTATCCTGAAAGCACGATTGGAGTTTCTGCGAGAAACCTATCGCATTCGCGAGAATgacttcttgtccttcgatGCCATGCGACATTGCGCACAATGCCTGGGGCGCGTCTTGCGAGGCAAGGACGATTACGGTATCATGGTCATGGCTGACAAGCGATTCGGCAAGAAGCGTACTCAGTTGCCCAAATGGATCGCCAATGAACTCATGGAGAGCGATGCAAACATGTCTGTGGATCAAGCTGTTGCGGCAGCGAGGAAATTCCTCAAGCAGATGAGCAAACCCTTCCCTGGTAAAATGCAGGATGGAATCAGTACGTGGAGTTACGAAGATCTTCAGGCTCATCAGGCGAAAATGGAAGCGGATACGATGCGCGATGATTATCAAAACGGGGAGTATAATGGCGATCACCGTGTTCATGGTGACACTGTCATGGCCGAAGCTGAGGGGCAAGTCCGGGAACTTGATGATGACTTTGACATGAACGATGCGGACGAGAGTGCGATGCTTCAAGCGGCTGCTGATATCAACCCAAATGGTTCTGTGCCAGGCTAG
- a CDS encoding uncharacterized protein (antiSMASH:Cluster_2), which yields MEGISQRYIQELLQFVRTKSPYYRSLWAQVPEGISSIEDLPLTDSDDYWTAARDDQLLTGPINDGIIVRTGGTTAEPKVVYMTREEVKQTLLPLAHYLSSCSGIRPGDRLANLFHIGGMYAGFVGVTTAMQDMHMQHVHLPITGNESIPDMAHFLKMFDATVILSNVFTVSRVAAYLREQGETIDSVHLILYMGESFYNDILPSWLEAFPNMRVRPMMYAAVDGGIIGLPVISSSGDDDPGDPVYQVSSPMVLVEILDEDGKVITEPNRRGRLMLTDCKRRLQPTIRYPIGDNAEWVDHGRMTFRLLGRESIALKVGSLFLSMPTLRSIVRDTFGESKINSFQLVVRRMDGKSEVTFRLVADPGSTADQELITRKLEQRLITEAPKWQEYLEVGYIQPLRTEWVKEEDLSYSERSGKLREVVEERFG from the coding sequence ATGGAAGGAATTTCGCAAAGATACATCCAAGAACTATTGCAGTTCGTGCGCACAAAATCGCCCTACTACCGCTCTCTTTGGGCACAAGTTCCGGAAGGCATCTCGTCGATTGAGGATCTTCCTCTCACAGACTCCGACGACTATTGGACTGCGGCTCGCGATGATCAACTCCTGACTGGCCCGATTAATGATGGGATCATTGTGCGGACGGGCGGCACAACGGCAGAGCCTAAGGTAGTTTACATGACACGGGAGGAGGTGAAGCAGACGCTGCTCCCGCTGGCGCACTATCTGTCGTCCTGCTCTGGTATCCGCCCTGGTGATCGCCTGGCCAACCTCTTCCACATTGGGGGAATGTATGCAGGATTTGTCGGCGTGACAACAGCAATGCAGGACATGCACATGCAGCACGTACACCTCCCGATCACCGGCAATGAGTCGATTCCGGACATGGCGCATTTTCTCAAGATGTTTGATGCGACAGTGATTCTGAGCAACGTATTCACTGTCTCTCGCGTGGCAGCGTATCTTCGAGAGCAGGGTGAAACCATCGACTCCGTACATCTGATACTATACATGGGAGAAAGCTTCTACAACGACATTCTTCCATCCTGGCTCGAGGCCTTTCCGAACATGCGTGTACGACCGATGATGTACGCAGCGGTAGACGGCGGGATCATAGGATTGCCTGTGATCTCATCAtctggcgacgatgacccAGGAGACCCTGTGTATCAAGTCTCCTCGCCAATGGTGTTGGTAGAGATCCTGGACGAGGACGGCAAGGTGATCACCGAACCAAACCGTCGGGGTCGGCTGATGCTCACGGATTGCAAGCGACGTCTTCAGCCCACTATACGCTATCCTATTGGAGACAATGCAGAATGGGTTGACCATGGCCGGATGACGTTCCGCTTACTGGGTCGCGAGTCAATCGCGCTGAAGGTCGGATCTTTATTTTTGAGCATGCCAACACTTCGCAGCATCGTCAGAGACACGTTTGGAGAGAGCAAAATCAACAGCTTCCAACTGGTGGTCCGACGCATGGATGGAAAAAGTGAAGTGACATTCAGGCTTGTTGCAGATCCTGGCTCGACAGCTGATCAGGAACTGATTACTCGGAAGCTGGAGCAACGTCTGATCACCGAGGCCCCAAAGTGGCAAGAGTACTTGGAAGTTGGCTACATTCAGCCATTGAGGACTGAGTGGGTCAAAGAGGAAGATCTCTCGTACTCGGAACGATCGGGTAAGCTTCGTGAAGTTGTAGAAGAGCGGTTTGGATGA